A section of the Molothrus aeneus isolate 106 chromosome Z unlocalized genomic scaffold, BPBGC_Maene_1.0 scaffold_33, whole genome shotgun sequence genome encodes:
- the LOC136569474 gene encoding uncharacterized protein, translating to MTAARERGGSHLALPSRPARAVPAAPALPRSSPPSPARAGAALGARGPERSAPLRPRAAGAAAAVALRALWAQSAIDAMAELPLPAGLSASTFPAKLWRLVNSPRVRSVRWDSSAQGLLVDRSLFEQELLSSGDAHGAGAEGAGPAPDSFQATHFGSFVRQLNLYGFRKVPGWVGSDEPGDAGGWLHFKNPNFRRDRPDLLLRIKRLTRANRQRLAAGLDVRSRQPSRFQQLHTERAVPSFPAGQPPGAVLSYHNLAAASSEGLELLPGPSRLSAGAQEADVFLRSPKKVFATSGLPGISSEEPGTGKFQFSHELIIPLVPMKLKCQPELIVPLVPVDHHNPSMVSSERSSCTSSEQQLPALSPSARPDTSAPSTPGGSAGFAAWTAPSWLWKTPGEEELPPPDLDMVLETLEEMFSPSAQGNITVGPESSGGEPVDRAAAEGALAGTESCRNNSQEPEELDIHLIYLARRAALREKKNQRESL from the exons ATGACTGCAGCCAGAGAAAGAGGGGGCTCGCACCTGGCCCTGCCgagccgccccgcccgcgctgtgcccgcagccccggctctgCCGCGCTCGTCCCCGCCAAGTCCGgcccgcgccggggccgcgctgggCGCGCGCGGGCCCGAGCGCAGCGCCCCCCTCAGGCCGCGCGCCGCTGGTGCAGCCGCGGCCGTTGCGCTGCGGGCGTTGTGGGCACAGTCGGCGATCGACGCCATGGCGGAgctgccgctgcccgccggGCTCAGCGCCAGCACCTTCCCCGCCAAGCTGTGGCGCCTGGTGAACAGCCCCCGCGTCCGCTCCGTGCGCTGGGACAGCAGCGCCCAGGGGCTGCTCGTCGACCGCTCCCTCTtcgagcaggagctgctcagctcgGGCGACGCCCACGGGGCGGGCGCTGAGGGGGCGGGACCAGCCCCGGACTCCTTCCAAGCCACGCACTTCGGCAGCTTCGTGCGGCAGCTGAACCTCTACGGCTTCCGCAAAGTGCCGGGCTGGGTTGGCTCAGATGAGCCGGGCGATGCCGGGGGCTGGCTCCACTTCAAGAACCCCAACTTTCGTCGCGACCGCCCCGACCTCCTGCTCCGCATCAAGCGCCTGACCAGGGCCAACAGGCAGCGGCTGGCGGCGGGGCTGGACGTgcgcagccgccagcccagccgcttccagcagctccacacgGAGCGGGCGGTGCCCTCCTTCCCCGCCGGGCAACCGCCCGGAGCCG TGCTCTCGTACCACAACCTTGCTGCTGCCTCATCTGAGGGTTTAGAGCTGCTTCCAGGCCCTTCCAGGCTAAGTGCAGGTGCTCAGGAGGCTGATGTTTTCCTAAGGTCACCCAAGAAAGTCTTTGCCACATCTGGACTTCCTGGGATTTCATCGGAGGAACCAGGCACAGGCAAATTTCAATTCAGCCATGAGCTCATCATTCCACTGGTTCCCATGAAGCTTAAATGCCAACCTGAGCTCATCGTTCCTCTGGTTCCTGTAGACCATCACAACCCTTCCATGGTCTCttcagagaggagcagctgcacatcTTCAGAGCAGCAGTTGCCAGCCCTCAGCCCATCAG CCAGGCCAGACACTTCAGCccccagcactccaggtggcAGTGCAGGTTTTGCAGCATGGACAGCCCCCAGCTGGCTGTGGAAAACTCCTGGGGAAGAGGAATTGCCACCGCCAGATCTGGACATGGTGCTTGAGACACTGGAGGAGAtgttttctccctctgctcag GGGAATATTACTGTTGGCCCTGAGTCTTCAGGAGGGGAGCCtgtggacagagctgcagcagagggagcttTGGCTGGCAccgagagctgcaggaacaatTCCCAGGAGCCCGAGGAGCTTG ATATCCACCTGATCTACCTCGCCAGGAGGGCTGCCCTGCGTGAGAAGAAGAAtcagagagagagcctgtga